From Desulfobacteraceae bacterium, the proteins below share one genomic window:
- a CDS encoding serine protein kinase PrkA yields MTGPSNNRLQEHVTAVKEGRRSFENAFQAVTRMVLEKEIRKVVVNGKTTYDFEIFRTGKKHIIGMYDELNSFVSYVKDAAEGGSSKEMAFVLVGEPGNGKTFMVDFLCARYRGFLTLPPNRKYTFRFNQIDQLGTYGRIRTIESQTYEDPMILAMNLFEDPDRSREHLGSAFGFSDAAIDTLYENYRPLGACSGYIWNDIRNHTDGDLEKMLEFVEIVPVPLTESLGTVTGKYPAKDKITSSAVDLLGEESIQRLLHIADTNNPYRFDLRRGALARVAGGGIHFSDEIYKNKKDLVQVYLGVIQNRSIEIDGYKWPIDSLIIATSNNSEFNQFLSEKEEAPIVDRCRICYVAHNTNYKLQAELTAYAIGSEAKTTLTRESLHQDPNLNYAASVAAVLTRLARSEKLTPVETMKLAAGEVAGEKSIKTLAEVIDTLNQEPDITKRFGQGGLGQRNLGRALQLMVESSETNEGRCMFAYDIFRAVERVILDYVTDANNRVKFLEDLKIAKSLYRERIMTEMFNAYMDEPLAIRKDVMNYVNMIIGIDAENLGVDRMWKYKDPQSGELRALKVDERYINSVEERLGLKTEEQRDSFRTSIRKIYGQKISVDPNYDFMDNLELVKAVTDVRLKSDIAGAGSLIGALANRTNEENQKLYDRMIDTMLNKLGYCRTCAQKTIEYFCTQEDES; encoded by the coding sequence ATGACAGGACCCAGCAACAACCGCCTCCAGGAGCACGTGACGGCCGTCAAGGAAGGCCGGCGCAGCTTCGAAAACGCCTTCCAGGCCGTCACCCGCATGGTTCTCGAAAAGGAGATCCGCAAGGTCGTTGTCAACGGCAAAACCACCTACGATTTCGAGATCTTCCGCACCGGCAAAAAGCACATCATCGGCATGTACGACGAGCTCAACAGCTTCGTCTCCTACGTCAAGGACGCCGCCGAAGGCGGCTCCTCCAAAGAGATGGCCTTCGTGCTGGTGGGCGAGCCGGGAAACGGCAAGACCTTCATGGTGGACTTTCTGTGCGCGCGCTACCGGGGCTTTCTGACCCTGCCCCCCAACCGCAAGTACACCTTCCGCTTCAACCAAATCGACCAACTGGGCACCTACGGCCGCATCCGCACCATCGAGTCCCAGACCTACGAGGACCCCATGATACTGGCGATGAATCTCTTCGAGGACCCGGACCGCAGCCGCGAGCATCTGGGGTCCGCCTTCGGCTTCAGCGATGCGGCCATCGACACCCTCTACGAGAACTACCGGCCCCTGGGGGCCTGCAGCGGCTATATCTGGAACGACATCCGCAACCACACAGACGGCGACCTGGAGAAGATGCTGGAATTTGTCGAGATCGTGCCGGTGCCCCTGACCGAGAGCCTCGGCACGGTGACGGGCAAATACCCCGCCAAGGACAAGATCACCTCCTCGGCCGTCGACCTCCTGGGTGAGGAATCGATCCAGCGCCTGCTGCACATCGCCGACACCAACAACCCTTACCGCTTCGACCTGCGGCGCGGCGCCCTGGCGCGGGTCGCCGGCGGCGGCATCCATTTCAGCGACGAGATCTACAAGAACAAGAAGGACCTCGTGCAGGTCTACCTGGGGGTGATCCAGAACCGCTCCATCGAGATCGACGGCTACAAGTGGCCCATCGACAGCCTGATCATCGCCACCAGCAACAACTCCGAGTTCAACCAGTTCCTCTCCGAAAAGGAGGAGGCCCCCATCGTCGACCGCTGCCGGATCTGCTACGTCGCCCACAACACCAACTACAAGCTCCAGGCCGAGCTGACCGCCTACGCCATCGGCAGCGAGGCCAAGACCACCCTGACCCGCGAGAGCCTGCACCAGGACCCCAACCTCAACTACGCGGCCTCGGTGGCCGCCGTGCTGACGCGTCTGGCGCGCTCGGAAAAGTTGACTCCGGTGGAGACCATGAAGCTTGCCGCAGGCGAGGTGGCCGGCGAGAAGAGCATCAAGACCCTGGCCGAGGTGATCGACACTCTCAACCAGGAGCCGGACATCACCAAGCGCTTCGGCCAGGGCGGCCTCGGCCAGCGCAACCTGGGCCGCGCCCTGCAGCTCATGGTGGAAAGCTCCGAGACCAACGAGGGGCGCTGCATGTTCGCCTACGACATCTTCCGGGCGGTGGAGCGCGTGATCCTGGACTATGTTACCGACGCCAACAACCGGGTCAAGTTCCTGGAGGACCTCAAGATCGCCAAGAGCCTCTACCGCGAACGGATCATGACCGAGATGTTCAACGCCTACATGGATGAGCCGCTGGCGATCCGCAAGGACGTCATGAACTACGTCAACATGATCATCGGCATCGACGCCGAAAACCTCGGAGTCGACCGCATGTGGAAGTACAAGGACCCCCAGAGCGGCGAGCTGCGGGCCCTCAAGGTAGACGAGCGCTACATCAACAGCGTCGAGGAGCGCCTGGGGCTCAAGACCGAAGAGCAGCGCGACTCCTTCCGCACCTCGATCCGCAAGATCTACGGACAGAAGATCTCCGTCGACCCGAATTACGACTTCATGGACAACCTGGAGCTGGTCAAGGCGGTCACCGACGTGCGCTTGAAATCGGACATCGCCGGCGCCGGCAGCCTGATCGGCGCGCTGGCCAACCGCACCAACGAGGAGAACCAGAAGCTCTACGACCGCATGATCGACACGATGCTCAACAAGCTGGGCTACTGCCGCACCTGCGCCCAGAAAACCATCGAGTACTTCTGCACCCAGGAGGACGAGTCCTGA
- a CDS encoding cation-translocating P-type ATPase, whose translation MPETTAACDLCGLPLRFGTISHELEGRSYHFCCMGCRQVFVMLLAAAEVGDPAEFRNTDLFRRCQEMGVIPRDAADLARRQQGSATPPPPPPPPSATGEGATLQLSLQIGGMWCPACAWVIEDSLRRQRGVLEAACNFATDRLQCRFDPVRSAPAEIIRSVEKLGYRAALPNEAGAARERRREFIRFGVSAFLTMNVMMLSFALYTGFFSALAAEAVHKISWPIFIMASAVLVYGGGPIYQKALAAARTGHFGMETLVAVGALAAFGFSTYNLLLGSIHLYFDTAAMLTTLVLLGKALERRAKDAVQEELGNFFALQPAKVRLLTPAAPGGRYVAAEMLQPGDSFQVAPGEVVAADGTILSGSAEVDESSLTGEPQPLAKRPGERLRSGVRVIRGDLTLRAERVGPDSTLGQMIAIMQQALDARTPLEGRTDRLLQWFVPAIVLLALLTGLACLGLGLTVEAAMVRAVTVLVISCPCALGVAIPLARVAGISVAGRHGILVREFSAFERAQQIDTLVFDKTGTVTDGRWRLLAVRPAGAMNPADALQLAHSLEAGQSHFIAAAIKRKAEADGLAHLPLTDRKTSPDGISARLAGRPVRIGSARFAGSDTPPPAPGPADDADSPQSRVYLSLDDRPAAVLEFGDALRPSAADTLKALKQMGYALALISGDEEGTTRRVARRLDIPAAAGGLRPHEKADYVKALQERGACVAMVGDGVNDAPAMAQAQLAIAVHSGSQLSRETADITLMRGDPAQIMDFLGLGRRVSAKIRQNLACAFIYNLIAIPVAMSGLLTPLVAVCAMLLSSLTVIGNTLRLMRPTA comes from the coding sequence ATGCCCGAGACCACCGCGGCCTGCGACCTGTGCGGGCTCCCGCTGCGCTTCGGAACCATTTCCCACGAGTTGGAGGGGCGCAGCTACCATTTCTGCTGCATGGGCTGCCGCCAGGTTTTCGTCATGCTCCTGGCCGCCGCCGAAGTGGGCGACCCGGCCGAGTTTCGCAACACCGACCTGTTCCGCCGCTGCCAGGAGATGGGCGTCATCCCGCGCGACGCGGCGGACCTCGCCCGGCGCCAGCAGGGGTCCGCGACCCCACCCCCACCCCCGCCCCCACCCTCCGCCACCGGTGAAGGCGCAACGCTGCAACTCTCCCTCCAGATCGGCGGCATGTGGTGCCCCGCCTGCGCCTGGGTCATCGAGGACAGCCTGCGCCGCCAGCGGGGCGTCCTAGAGGCCGCATGCAACTTCGCCACCGACCGGCTGCAATGCCGCTTCGACCCGGTGCGCAGCGCGCCGGCCGAGATCATCCGCAGCGTCGAAAAGCTGGGCTACCGCGCCGCGCTTCCCAACGAGGCCGGGGCCGCCCGGGAGAGACGGCGCGAGTTCATCCGCTTCGGGGTCTCGGCCTTTCTCACGATGAACGTCATGATGCTCTCTTTCGCGCTTTACACGGGGTTTTTCAGCGCCCTTGCGGCCGAAGCGGTCCACAAGATCTCCTGGCCGATCTTCATCATGGCCAGTGCGGTGCTGGTCTACGGCGGGGGGCCGATCTACCAAAAAGCCCTGGCGGCGGCGCGGACCGGCCATTTCGGCATGGAAACCCTGGTGGCCGTGGGCGCCCTGGCCGCCTTCGGCTTCAGCACCTACAACCTGCTCCTGGGCAGCATCCACCTGTACTTCGACACCGCCGCGATGCTCACCACACTGGTGCTGCTGGGCAAAGCCCTGGAGCGCCGGGCCAAGGACGCCGTCCAGGAGGAGCTGGGCAATTTTTTCGCCCTCCAGCCGGCCAAGGTGCGCCTGCTGACGCCTGCTGCGCCCGGGGGGCGCTACGTGGCCGCCGAGATGCTCCAGCCGGGGGACAGCTTCCAGGTGGCGCCCGGCGAGGTTGTCGCAGCCGACGGCACGATCCTCTCGGGCAGCGCCGAGGTCGACGAATCCTCCCTCACCGGCGAGCCGCAACCGCTGGCCAAAAGACCCGGCGAGCGCCTGCGCAGCGGGGTGCGGGTGATCCGGGGGGACCTGACCCTGCGGGCGGAGCGGGTCGGCCCGGATTCGACCCTGGGGCAGATGATCGCCATCATGCAACAGGCCCTGGACGCCAGGACCCCTCTGGAGGGGCGCACCGACCGTCTGCTGCAGTGGTTCGTGCCCGCCATTGTGCTCCTGGCCCTACTGACCGGCCTGGCGTGTCTGGGGTTGGGGCTGACGGTTGAAGCGGCGATGGTCCGCGCCGTCACCGTGCTGGTGATCTCATGCCCCTGCGCCCTGGGCGTGGCCATCCCCCTGGCGCGGGTGGCCGGAATTTCGGTGGCGGGCCGGCACGGCATCCTGGTGCGGGAATTCTCGGCCTTCGAAAGGGCGCAACAGATCGACACCCTGGTGTTCGACAAGACCGGCACGGTCACCGACGGCCGCTGGCGGCTGCTGGCGGTACGGCCGGCGGGAGCCATGAACCCGGCCGATGCCCTGCAGCTGGCTCATTCGCTGGAAGCTGGCCAGTCGCACTTCATCGCGGCGGCGATAAAGCGCAAGGCCGAGGCCGACGGCCTCGCGCACCTGCCGTTGACGGATCGCAAAACTTCCCCGGACGGGATCAGCGCCCGCCTGGCGGGCCGCCCGGTTCGCATCGGCTCCGCACGGTTTGCAGGCAGCGACACGCCCCCCCCGGCGCCGGGGCCAGCGGACGACGCGGACAGCCCCCAATCGCGGGTCTACCTGTCCCTGGACGACCGGCCGGCGGCGGTTTTGGAATTCGGCGACGCCCTGCGGCCGTCCGCCGCGGACACCCTGAAGGCCCTCAAGCAGATGGGCTACGCCCTGGCCCTGATCTCCGGCGACGAGGAGGGCACCACCCGGCGGGTCGCCCGGCGGCTGGACATCCCGGCCGCCGCCGGGGGCTTGCGGCCCCACGAAAAGGCCGATTACGTCAAGGCCCTCCAAGAGCGCGGGGCGTGCGTCGCCATGGTCGGCGACGGGGTTAACGACGCCCCGGCCATGGCCCAGGCCCAGCTGGCGATCGCCGTGCACTCCGGCAGCCAGCTCAGCCGGGAAACCGCCGACATCACCCTGATGCGCGGCGACCCGGCCCAGATCATGGACTTCCTGGGGCTGGGCCGGCGGGTCAGTGCCAAGATCCGACAGAACTTGGCCTGCGCCTTCATCTACAATTTAATCGCCATTCCGGTGGCCATGTCGGGTCTACTGACCCCCCTGGTGGCCGTCTGCGCCATGCTGCTAAGCAGCCTGACGGTGATCGGCAACACCCTGCGGCTGATGCGGCCGACCGCCTGA
- a CDS encoding c-type cytochrome, whose translation MKKVAVLFAAVAVLAVVAVQGLNLFDHYFPWGRMWETPAVKPHEQPLLVMPAGSVPVDGGEARLRAAVDSDLFNPFSPQDPVVIETGEALYATYCAQCHGRQHDGNGTVGQSFSPLPTDLRSPKVQEAEPGLIFKEISYGVPGGRQPPLATTIEAQDRWRIVAYVKSLGLRN comes from the coding sequence ATGAAAAAGGTCGCCGTTCTTTTCGCAGCCGTCGCGGTGCTGGCCGTCGTGGCGGTCCAGGGGCTGAACCTCTTTGACCACTATTTCCCGTGGGGCCGGATGTGGGAGACCCCGGCGGTCAAACCCCACGAGCAGCCGCTTTTGGTGATGCCCGCCGGCAGCGTGCCGGTCGACGGCGGCGAGGCACGCTTGCGCGCCGCCGTGGACTCGGACCTGTTCAACCCCTTCAGCCCGCAGGACCCCGTCGTTATAGAGACCGGTGAAGCCCTTTACGCCACCTACTGCGCCCAGTGCCACGGCCGCCAGCACGACGGCAACGGCACCGTCGGCCAGAGCTTCAGCCCGCTGCCGACGGACCTGCGCAGCCCCAAAGTCCAGGAAGCCGAACCCGGCCTGATCTTCAAGGAGATCAGCTACGGGGTTCCCGGCGGGCGCCAGCCGCCGCTGGCGACCACCATCGAAGCCCAGGACCGCTGGCGCATCGTCGCCTACGTCAAGTCCCTGGGGCTGCGCAACTAA